The sequence below is a genomic window from Candidatus Zixiibacteriota bacterium.
ACGCCGTCCGGATCGTAAGCCTTGATAATGTCGCCCGATACCATCGGCACGCCCTCGAGCATCGGCTCGTTGCAGTACGCGACGATCCAGGCATCGGTCGGCATCACGACCTCGTTATCGAGGACGTAAATGGTCATGTAATATGTGTTGGTGCGATTGCACACATCGGTAACGGTCAGGGTTACGGTGTATTCACCGTATGCCTCGAAGGTGTACAGCGGCTCGAAGTCGCTCGAAGTTCCACCGTCGCCGAAATCCCAGGCATAAGTGAGATCGCTGCCAGTCGAGGTATTCGTGAAGACCGGGCTGAACGGCATCATACCGGTGTCGGTGTCAACCAGGAATTCGGCCAACGGGGCCGGCGTATAGTCGATCACGAAGCTCTGAGTCTCAGAGACCTCATGACAACCGTTAGCGGCCGTAATGGTCGCGATATAGGTACCGGCAGTGTCCGGCGTGAAGCAGAGCTGGCCGTCGGTCCAGGTGAAACCGTCACTGACAGTCACGCTGGTGGCGTTTTCAACCGAAACACCGAGGCAAACTTCCTCAGCGGAGCACAGCGTGACGGAAACGGGATCGGTTACACCGATAATCGGTTCTGCCATGAGACTGATATTGAAGGCCACGTCGCAGGTGACATCGCCGCAGATATTGGTCGCCGTAACAGTAACCGTGGTTTCACCCGCAACTTCCGGAGTGAAGCACAACATGCCGCCGTCCCAGGCACCCACCGAAGTGGTAACTTCATCGGCGCCGGTGATCGTCAGCTCGATACAAACCTCGCCAAGCTCACAAAGCTCGACATTGACCGGCTCGGCCGGGCAATTGATCACAGCCATCGGGCATTCCTGAGCCGTGATGGTGAACTGACAGGTGTCGTTGCCGCAGTCGTTGCCGATGATCAACGTAATCGGATACTCGCCCGCAGTCGGAGCGGTATAGCAGAATTCATCGGTCTCTTTATTGAACCGGGCCGTGAGGCCGTCGGTTCCAACGATAACTTCACTATAGCTGTAGCCGAAGACGCTTTCGATCGTCACCGGCAGACAAACCTCATCTTCGCTGAGGTAGGTCGAGAAATTATCGAGGCACGTAACGACAGGGACATCGCCCATGGTAACCTCGACCGTGATACCATCACAGGAGGCATTGCCGCAGTCGGAACTGGCCGCAACGTTGAAAACGTATGTACCGGAAACTTCGGGAGTAAAGCACAGCGAGTTGTTCTCCCAGGTGCCGGCCACATCACCGGTCACCGTGACATCGGTCGCACCGGTAATTTCAAGCGGAATGCATGCCGTCACATCATCAGCACACAGAGCGACTGAGAACGGCTCGGTCGGGCAAACGATCTCGGGCGCGCCGCCCACGGACACTACGACCGTGAACTCACAGGTGGTCTGGCCGCAGTCGTTGTCGGCAGTCACCGTAACCGGGTAGCTACCGGCTTCAGCGGGCGTGAACGAGAAAACGCCATCAGCCCAGGCGCCCACGCTGGTTAACACCGAAGTGGCGCCCTCAATCGGAACACTAACATCGACCTGACCCAATTCACAGAGGAACACCTCAACCGTGCTTGGATCCGGGCAGGTTATGACCGGCGGTTCGGCAATCGTAACGTTGACCGTTATGATGCATCCATCGGAACCGCAGTCGCCGGTGGCCGTAACATCAAAGACGTATGAACCGCTCGTATCGGCCGCAAAACAAAGCTTATCGTCAGCCCAGGTAGCGCCGTCAACCGTCACATCGGAAGCATCGGTAATAACGAGATCGACACATACATCCTGCGCACCGCAAATGGTAACTTCAGCCGCTTCTTCGGGGCAAATGACCTGCGGCGTCGGGTTGACGGTGAACTTAACCGCAACCGACTGAGGTGAGTTGGGGGCATCGGCCAGCACATTGATGGCGGTGGTGTAGACACCCGCCATGAGACTGCCGGCACTAACCGTTACGTTGACGGTCCCCTCGGTGGTGCCGCTGGTCGGATCAACGGTCAACCAGTCAGCATTCTCGCTAACGGTGAAATCGAGCGGGCAGGCATCGGAACGGACGGTGAAGTAATTAGCCTCAGGGGTATCTCCCTCACAGGCTTCGAAGAACAGCGTATCGATGCTCATGACCAGGTTGGCCGCCGGAGCTGCATTCAGCGTAAAAGCATCCGCCAGGGTCAACGAGACTTCGCCGTACGAAACGTTCAGATCGTACAAACCGGCGGCGGAACCGCACGGGAAATTGAACAGAACACTCAACTGCGTGTCACTTGACGCAATAACCGAAGTAGCCGTAAACACGCCACCCAGGTTAACTACCGGGGTTTCAGAGAGAAAAGCCGTATTCTCACCGACGATCGTGAAAGTCTGACCCGTCAAACCCTCGGTTGAACTGTTCGGAGTGATACTGACCAGAGAAGCCTCAACCGGCTTGCTGTCGATGTAATAGCAGTGCGGACCGTCCCAGGTCGGGAAAACATCCGTTGAGACCGCGGCCCATTTCCAAATACCCGACGGCGGATACCAGGCCGAGTCCAAACAGACCGTCTTGCCTGCATCGGAAGCATTCAGAGGACCGATACCGATAGTGGCATAGACAACATCGGTTCCGGCCGGAACGCCCGAACCAAACATCTTGAAACCACCGATACCAACCGTATCGGCGCCGGCGCCGTCGGAATTATTCGTAAAGAAGACGCCGCCGTCAAAGTAGTTACGTCCGATCGCACCGGTCGTATCGACCGATACCGAATTCCAGGTGGCTCCATCCTCGGAATAAATGCGATATCCATTGGTGATACCGGCCAGGACATCGGAGCCGTTGGTGAATCTCAGGTAGAATGTGATATCGGTACCGGAAAGCAGAACTTCATCATCAACGGTACTGACACCATCGACCGATTCAAGTGAGATGCTCTGAGCGTTGACTAATCCAACACTACAGAAGAGCATCATGGCAAGAATGAAGAGAGTCCTAAACCTCATTCTCGTGACCTCCATAGTTACTAAGTGTTAATGATGTAATTTTTCTCGACACATATAAAACGGGATGGACATACCACATCCCGAGCAGTCTCACTGCCTGTTTATTCTTAGAATGAATCGTCGCTTTTTCAGTCGCCAAGGTCTAGCTTCCTCAATACAAAAAAACCAGGAACGCAACCTCTACCCGTACCAGACCGGCAATGTTAGACCAGAAAAAGCGTTTGGTTTATCCAACTCTTTTTCTAAACCAGTTTGTTAGACCATGAGAAGTAAGTTGTAGATACCCCCCCTTAGAAGGATATCAGTTCAACTATACACGCCGTCAATATACCCGTTTATGGCCTATTGTCAAGGCTTTAGAGCCATTTCAGATTTCCCTGTAGCCTCCGGAGAGCTTTTCCACTCACAAATTGCCGGGAACCCCTTTGATCCTGCATGTTAAGCAATTGAAAAACAACAAGAAAACTATAGGATGAATCCCTGTGCAGCCTTTCAGCAGATTTTGCGCCTTGGTTACAGCCTCCCTCAGAAATTCATTCCGATCCCCAATCCGATACGGTACGTAGTATTGTTAATTTCATGCGGGATATTGGAAATCTTCGTCCCCGCTTCTACCGTAACATCCTCACCGACAGCCTCATCGTAATAAGTCTCATCCTCGTACCAGGTCTGAACCTGCTTGCCGGTGGCATGAAGCCAGAGCAGTTCGGCCGACAGCTCTATATAAGGGGTTGACGGCCCCCTGGTTTTGAATTCGTATCGACCTGCCAATGAACCGATTACAGCGATACCTTCAGGGCTGCCCTCGGCCGTTTTTCCTCGGAGAACATGGTCGTCCAGATCGGAGGCAAACAAACGCGAAACCAGCACTTGCGGTTGTGCCTGCAGCATCGATGAGGGTTTATAAATCGCCCGCGCCCCGATAAACGGCATCTTGTAGGTAACCTCATAATGTCCGACTTTCCCGTCCGAGGCATAATTCACCCATTCACTCCCTTCCCACTGACGAAGGCTCAGACCGATAATATCCTGCTTGATCTTGACATACCTGAAACCCATCACAACCCCGATCAGTCCTTTTGGCGATTTGACCACCTTACGGCCGATCAATCCCTGCAACATTATGAAATCATGCTCGACATCGCTCTCGGAATAACTCCAGAGAACCTCTTCGTGGGTATACGGATTGGTTTCCCAGTCGGAATCCTTCATAGCATCACCGGGATCGGAGACATTGAGACTCGCTTCCGCCTCGACAAAATAAAATCCTTCGGATTCGAAGCGATTATTGATCCCGATCCGAAGCGTGGGATAAATCCCATCCAGCGGGAATTCGAGCTTACTCCGGCCGCGTACGATCACGGTATCATTGCCGTAAAGAGCGTAATAGGCGAAGTTGATTTCATAGTCGTGATATCCACTCTGCCAGGAAATTGAGGGGGTCAATTGAAAATCTATTGTAGCTTCGGCGGAAACCGATCCGGTCGCCATCAGAACCAGGAAAGCCAGAGATACGATCGTTTTTTTCATGAGAGCGGATCCCCAATCAATAATGCTGTTGTTTTTCGTTGATATATTTTAGAGCGACAACACGACAAAGTCAAATAACGTTTGTCCGGATCATCGCCTCGGATTCCACCCGCCGCTATGAGTTGCGACATCTTCTCCATGAGAGAGCGCGGATTGTTGATTGGTTTGAGACGAAGTTACCGTGGTATTTTTTCGCCGGTCATGGCCTCGATTTCGTCAAGGAGGGCCTTTTCCAGCTCATCTTCTTTTGTGTACGCAATAACCTCACCCTTCTTAATGAGGGTGCCTTTGCCGACTCCCCCCGCAATACCGACATCGGCCGCCCGGGCCTCACCGGGTCCGTTTACGGCACAACCCATCACGGCCACTTTCAAGGGGGTTTTGATATGACGTGTCTTGGCGGTAATCGATTCGGCCAGTGGAATCAAGTCGATTTGACAGCGTCCGCAGGTGGGACAGCTTATAACCTCTACCCCGTCGGGCTTCAGGTTGCAGGCAGCCAATATCTGTTTGCCGATGCGCGGCTCGTGAATCGGATCGGCCGTCAGTGAGACCCGAATGGTATCGCCGATACCGGTGAGCAGAAGCGCCCCGATCCCTACTGAAGATTTAATGGTCCCCGGTTCGAGAATGCCCGCTTCGGTAATGCCGAGATGCAGCGGGTAATCACATTTTTCGGCCAGAATATGATAAGCCCAAAACGCCACAGTCGGTGAGGTTGACTTGACCGAAATTATTATATCCCGGAAATCCATATCCTCCAGCACGGCGGCTTCGCGCAACGCCGCTTCGGCGAACGCCCGAGGATCGTCATGACCGTATTGCTTCAGCAGATCCTTGGGAAGCGACCCGGAATTGACGCCGATCCGGATCGGAACCTCGGCCTCCCCGGCCGCCCTGGTTACCTCGCGGACTTTCCATTCCTCACCGATATTGCCGGGATTGATTCTAATTTTGTCAAAACCGGCCTCGATTGCCGCCAGGGCCAGCTTATAATGAAAATGGATATCGGCCACGAGCGGACCGGTCGTTTGTTCGCGGATCGCCTTAAGACAACGCGCCGCTTCCTGGTTGAGTACCGACAGGCGAACGATCTCGGCTCCGGCCTCAAAAAGTTGTTTGATCTGTTTCACCGTCGCCGCGATATCTCGGGTGTCGGAGGTCGTCATGGACTGCACCGTCACCGGGAAACCACCGCCGATGATCAGATCACCGACCTTAACTGCGCGGCTCTCGCGCCGCTTAACGGGATAGTTTATTTCCATTTAGCTCTTTGTTCTCTTGACCGGAGTCACATGAAAAACGTAGTTTAGATAGTTTTACGCAGACAAGCAACCGGAAGATGGACGAATTTGATCTGGCTAAAAAAACTTTCAATTATAGTGATCCTGCTGATAGCTCTCGGGATCTATTTTGGTAATCGCCATCTTAATCGGCAACGATTCACCGATGCCGGTCAAAAAAACGCCCTGGTCACCGCTCAGGCCTGGGTCGCAACCGCCACCTATCGCAATAATCCGGAACGTTACACCGAGTTCCGCGATTCCCTGCTGACGGCATCCGGCATATCCGCCGAAGATCTTCGCGATTATCTGAACAAGTATCAGGAAGAACCGGAGAAATACTACTACTTCACCAGGATGGTTAAATACTACGTGGATTCACTGACCAGTCCCTTGCTGGAACAAAGCGATATCGACCTCGATTCGCTCGAAGCTGCCGAGTCTGAAAATCCCTGAACTCCGTCGGAAGGGCAGCCCCCTGGTAATTCCCCAACTTCCAACCGTCATGCAGGCGACACGAGGCCGCCCGCCACGCATGGAAAAAAGTCTAAGTCATAGAACGTATAGCTACGGGACTTATCTCTGCTGTAATGAAGTGCTTTTCGGGAGAGCTAGTCCGCCTCATCCGCCGCTTCAAAGGCGTTCGGGTAATGTTCCAGACGACCGTCGATAAAAGTAATCACATCGAACCGTAAATCGCAGTCGCTCAGGCTTTTCTCGATCACATAAGCCTGCGCCGCTCGCGTCAGGTTGATCGTCTTTTTCACATCCACCCGCTCCGCCGGATGGCCGAACGAAACATCCCGCACGGATTTAACCTCTACGAAAACAACCTGCTTCCCCTTGCGAGCGATCAGATCAATCTCATAGCGGCCGGAACGCCAGTTGGCGGCGAGAATATCAAAACCGTGTTGCTTCAGATATTCGGACGCTAGTTTTTCGTATTTCTGCCAGGATTTAAGAGGCTTGTTGGTGGAGGACTCTCGATAATCAGAACAAGACATACTGATCAACCAGCTCCGCCACCGGTTTGAACGACCGGCGATGGATTTCGCAGGGACCGTGTTCGCGCAGTTCCTCTAAATGAGCCCTGGTCGGATAACCCTTATGCTGAGCGAAACTGAACGAAGGATACAGCGTCTGATAACGATCCATGATCCGGTCACGCGTTACCTTGGCCACGATCGACGCTGCCGAGATCGACGCACAGAGAGCATCACCGCCAACGATGGCATACTGCGGCTGGGTCATTTTGGGAATCGTGAAGGTTCCGTCGACCAGCAGAAAATCAGGATTAGGCTGAAGGTCCTGGACCGCTTTACGCATCGCCATCAGCGAGGCTTTGAGGATGTTCATTTTATCGATACATTCGTTGTCGATAATCCCCACCGCACAGGGCAGTTCGAGATCGGCGATCTGCTCGAAAATTATCTCACGCCGCTTGGGCGAAAGTTTCTTGGAATCGGTCAATCCCTCGATTTTAAGATCGGGCGGCATGATTACGGCGGCGGCGACAACCGGCCCGGCCAGCGGTCCCCGACCAACTTCATCAACGCCGCAGATGGCGCTGAATCCCTTGTCCGTCAGCATCTGCTCGATATTGGCGTACATCTCGGCCATCAGCTTAGGATCTGCTTTCATCGCTCGCCTCATGGTTGAATTATGCCCACCGCTCATAAACGGTGCAAGTTAATGTTTCCCTATTGACCTAGTCGGCCGCCAAAAAGGCTTTTATTAGCGCTTTTTGCGGCTATATTGGGTCAAATTAGCGGACTTCCAACGGCTTTGTCGAAATCTCGCGGCCCAAACCTTGATCCCCCACCCGAGCGGTGAGGCACCTGGTACCGGGGATTTGATAAATTGTGTACGAGGATTGAATCATTCACCGCGTAACGGCGGGGCTTGTCTCCACCGCGACCGAACATAAGATTGAGAAGTGCCCAGGCATGGCAAAAAGAGACGACGACAACGATTTCGAATTCCGTATCATCGCCGGTGAGCTCAAGGGCAAACTCATCCGCGCCCCCAAGCTGGCCGGTACCCGTCCGCCGCTCAGCCGGATGCGCAAGTCGATCTTCGACTTCCTCAATCCATATCTCATCGGAGCGAATTATCTCGATCTTTTCAGCGGTACCGGCTCCTACCTGTTCGAAGCGGTCAGTCGTGGTGTCGATCAGGCTACCGGAGTTGAACTGGACGAACGACTGGTCGAATCGATCAATCATCACGCCGAGCAGTTCGGCGTCGCCGACCGGTTGCTTTGTCTTCAGGCCGATGTTTTCGAGGCGATTTCCGACTTCGCCGTCACCGGCCGGTTGTTCGACATTGTCATGATCGCCCCGCCGCAATACCGGGGAGTCATCGACCAAACTATGCAGGCCCTCGCGGACCATCGCATTGTCCGCGATGATGCTCTCATTCTCTGCCAGCACGACACCTCCGAAACGAGTAAAATAAACTTCGGCTCCTGGCCGATCCTGCAGCAGCGCAAATACGGCAACACCACCTACACGATCCTGTCCCCTTCCGAGCCCAAATGAGCCACGATTCGAGCGAGAGCAAGCGTCTGGCCGACCCGTCCACGGGTGGGGATTAGCAGTGGTAGGTCGGGTTCCGGAGTGAGCGCTGGCGAAGCCCCGTGAACGCAGAAACCCGACAAATTTCGGATAAACCCATCATTCCCGGCTATCAGATTCCCTCTACTGGAAACCTAAGGCAAACCTCGATCAACCCATCTTCCTTCATGTGGGCGGCCGACATCCTCGTCTGACCAATAAATCCGCGCCGGTTCAAAGACGGACCTACGGCACGGTGATTCAAACTTCCCACCATAGAGGTGCGGCACCAAAGCTACCTATGTCTGGTTTGTACAAGGGCGGATCCGTCTTCGAATTCACCCGGCCCACGTCACCCCAAAAGAAAAAGGGCGCCCGATTAAGAGCGCCCGTGAATGGCAAATTGAAGTTAGTTACTCTTCCTTTTTACCTTCTTCTTCAGCCGGAGTTTCCTCAGCCTTGGCCTCTTCGACCGGGGCCTGGGGAGCTGCTTCCTCAACTTTTTCGGTCACGGTTTCAGCCACCTCTGCGGTAACTTCACCGTCGCTGATACGTTTCAGAGTCTCGCGCTCTTCGGCATCCATAATCTGCTCTTTAATACGAGCGGATTTGCCGGTCAGCTCACGAAGGTAGTAGAGCTTGGCGCGACGAACCTTACCGGCTCTGATTTTCTCGATTTTGGCTATGTTCGGCGAGCAAAGCGGGAAAACACGCTCGACGCCGATGCCGGAAGAGATTTTGCGCACGGTGACAGTAGCCCCGGTACCGCTGCCGCGGCGACCGATCACTGTCCCCTGGAAAACCTGAATACGCTCTTTGTCGCCCTCTTTAATTTTGTAGTGGACCTTAAGCGTATCGCCCGAGCTGAACGGGGGGATATCTTCCCGCATGAAGCTCTTTTCGATTTGGGCTATACGTTTCATTGGCTAACCCTTTCTATATCGATCAATGTTCTTTTTTTCTCGTCTTGTTCAACAGGGCCCGCTCCTCAGCGGTCAGTTCCTGCTTTTCCAACAGGTCCGGGCGATTGGCCGCACATTTGAGCAGGGCCGCCTCGCGCCGAAACCGTTCAATCTCCTTGTGGTTGCCGTTTACCAGCGGCTCCGGAACTTTCAGCCCGGCATACTCGACCGGTTTGGTGTAAACCGGCCAGCCCAGCGTGGATTCCATGTGTGAGTCGTTGATAGCCGACTCGAAATTCCCCAGCACCCCCGGAATCAAGCGTGCGGTGCAGTCGACAATCACTGCCGCTGCCGGTTCACCGCCGGAAAGGGTGTAATCGCCGATCGAGATCTCTTCGATGTCGTACAAATCCAGCAGCCGTTCATCAACGCCCAGATAATGGCCGCAGATGATCGTCAGCCGGTCCAGAAGCGACATCTTCACCGCTTCATGCTGAGTCAGCGGTGTTCCCGCCGCCGAGGTCAACAACAGGCGCCGGTTCTCACCCGACGCGACCGCCTTATCGCGCGGTTGCCACCCCAGGCTTTGCAGACAACGATCGAGCGGCTCCAGTTTGAGCACCATCCCGCCGCCGCCGCCGTACGGGGTGTCATCAACCGTGTGATGACGGTCCGTGGCGAAATCACGGAGATTGATTATTTCTATTTCAAAGAGCTGCTTCTCCAGCGCTTTGCCGATCAACGACTGCCGCAATGACAGGGCAAAGTAATCCGGAAAAAGCGTTACTATCTCATACTTCATCGACCGAGCCTTCAGGCCGTTTCCACCAGACCGGCCGCATCAATCACGATTTTCTTCGTTCTCACATCAACGTGCTTCACGAACTTCCGAACCGCCGCTATTGACAGCCTGCGGCCGTCGCTCGCCGCGATCCGATAAACATCGTTGGCCGGGTATTGCTCCACCGATTCAACGACACCTATCTTTTCACCGTTCGTCTCGTCGACCACCTCGCAATCGACCAGCTCATGCAGGTAATGACTGCCCTCGGGCAGATCCACCAACTCGTCCGAGACAACACCCAGTTCGAGATTGGTCAGCAGTCGAGCCTGTTCCGGATTCTCGATTCCCTCGAATCGCAGCACCGGTCGCCCCGATACGATTCGGGACGAGACGATATTCAGCTTTTGCCATCCCTGGCGATTGTGGACATGAATCGTTTTCATGCCCACGAAACGCTCCGGGAAGTCGGTTTGGGGCGTGACGAAAATCTCACCGTTCACGCCGCGGGGTCGGCCGAGTCGACCGATCACCACCATTTCGTCCTGGGACACCGTCTATTCCAGAATCTCCAGCACGGCGCGCTTGCCCTGACGGGCAGCGGCGGCGGCGAGCAGGGTCCGAATCGACTTGGCCGTCTGGCCCTGTTTGCCGATCACTTTGCCGAGGTCCGGCTGCGCGACACGCAGTTCATAAACGGTCGTCCGGCTGCCTTCAACTTCCTTAACATCCACTTGGTCCGGATTGTCCACGAGGTACTTGACGATCAGTTCGATGAATTCCTTCATTGCCAGGGCCCTTTCTGATTATCCGTTGAGAAGGAGATACCGTGTTCCATTCAAAATTCGTTTGTGAACGGCGTCCTGCGACGCCGGTGGATTATCCGCAAT
It includes:
- a CDS encoding ribonuclease HII codes for the protein MKADPKLMAEMYANIEQMLTDKGFSAICGVDEVGRGPLAGPVVAAAVIMPPDLKIEGLTDSKKLSPKRREIIFEQIADLELPCAVGIIDNECIDKMNILKASLMAMRKAVQDLQPNPDFLLVDGTFTIPKMTQPQYAIVGGDALCASISAASIVAKVTRDRIMDRYQTLYPSFSFAQHKGYPTRAHLEELREHGPCEIHRRSFKPVAELVDQYVLF
- the trmD gene encoding tRNA (guanosine(37)-N1)-methyltransferase TrmD, whose protein sequence is MKYEIVTLFPDYFALSLRQSLIGKALEKQLFEIEIINLRDFATDRHHTVDDTPYGGGGGMVLKLEPLDRCLQSLGWQPRDKAVASGENRRLLLTSAAGTPLTQHEAVKMSLLDRLTIICGHYLGVDERLLDLYDIEEISIGDYTLSGGEPAAAVIVDCTARLIPGVLGNFESAINDSHMESTLGWPVYTKPVEYAGLKVPEPLVNGNHKEIERFRREAALLKCAANRPDLLEKQELTAEERALLNKTRKKEH
- a CDS encoding RsmD family RNA methyltransferase, with product MAKRDDDNDFEFRIIAGELKGKLIRAPKLAGTRPPLSRMRKSIFDFLNPYLIGANYLDLFSGTGSYLFEAVSRGVDQATGVELDERLVESINHHAEQFGVADRLLCLQADVFEAISDFAVTGRLFDIVMIAPPQYRGVIDQTMQALADHRIVRDDALILCQHDTSETSKINFGSWPILQQRKYGNTTYTILSPSEPK
- a CDS encoding omptin family outer membrane protease, giving the protein MKKTIVSLAFLVLMATGSVSAEATIDFQLTPSISWQSGYHDYEINFAYYALYGNDTVIVRGRSKLEFPLDGIYPTLRIGINNRFESEGFYFVEAEASLNVSDPGDAMKDSDWETNPYTHEEVLWSYSESDVEHDFIMLQGLIGRKVVKSPKGLIGVVMGFRYVKIKQDIIGLSLRQWEGSEWVNYASDGKVGHYEVTYKMPFIGARAIYKPSSMLQAQPQVLVSRLFASDLDDHVLRGKTAEGSPEGIAVIGSLAGRYEFKTRGPSTPYIELSAELLWLHATGKQVQTWYEDETYYDEAVGEDVTVEAGTKISNIPHEINNTTYRIGLGIGMNF
- a CDS encoding YraN family protein — protein: MSCSDYRESSTNKPLKSWQKYEKLASEYLKQHGFDILAANWRSGRYEIDLIARKGKQVVFVEVKSVRDVSFGHPAERVDVKKTINLTRAAQAYVIEKSLSDCDLRFDVITFIDGRLEHYPNAFEAADEAD
- the rimM gene encoding ribosome maturation factor RimM (Essential for efficient processing of 16S rRNA) — its product is MSQDEMVVIGRLGRPRGVNGEIFVTPQTDFPERFVGMKTIHVHNRQGWQKLNIVSSRIVSGRPVLRFEGIENPEQARLLTNLELGVVSDELVDLPEGSHYLHELVDCEVVDETNGEKIGVVESVEQYPANDVYRIAASDGRRLSIAAVRKFVKHVDVRTKKIVIDAAGLVETA
- a CDS encoding PKD domain-containing protein; amino-acid sequence: MRFRTLFILAMMLFCSVGLVNAQSISLESVDGVSTVDDEVLLSGTDITFYLRFTNGSDVLAGITNGYRIYSEDGATWNSVSVDTTGAIGRNYFDGGVFFTNNSDGAGADTVGIGGFKMFGSGVPAGTDVVYATIGIGPLNASDAGKTVCLDSAWYPPSGIWKWAAVSTDVFPTWDGPHCYYIDSKPVEASLVSITPNSSTEGLTGQTFTIVGENTAFLSETPVVNLGGVFTATSVIASSDTQLSVLFNFPCGSAAGLYDLNVSYGEVSLTLADAFTLNAAPAANLVMSIDTLFFEACEGDTPEANYFTVRSDACPLDFTVSENADWLTVDPTSGTTEGTVNVTVSAGSLMAGVYTTAINVLADAPNSPQSVAVKFTVNPTPQVICPEEAAEVTICGAQDVCVDLVITDASDVTVDGATWADDKLCFAADTSGSYVFDVTATGDCGSDGCIITVNVTIAEPPVITCPDPSTVEVFLCELGQVDVSVPIEGATSVLTSVGAWADGVFSFTPAEAGSYPVTVTADNDCGQTTCEFTVVVSVGGAPEIVCPTEPFSVALCADDVTACIPLEITGATDVTVTGDVAGTWENNSLCFTPEVSGTYVFNVAASSDCGNASCDGITVEVTMGDVPVVTCLDNFSTYLSEDEVCLPVTIESVFGYSYSEVIVGTDGLTARFNKETDEFCYTAPTAGEYPITLIIGNDCGNDTCQFTITAQECPMAVINCPAEPVNVELCELGEVCIELTITGADEVTTSVGAWDGGMLCFTPEVAGETTVTVTATNICGDVTCDVAFNISLMAEPIIGVTDPVSVTLCSAEEVCLGVSVENATSVTVSDGFTWTDGQLCFTPDTAGTYIATITAANGCHEVSETQSFVIDYTPAPLAEFLVDTDTGMMPFSPVFTNTSTGSDLTYAWDFGDGGTSSDFEPLYTFEAYGEYTVTLTVTDVCNRTNTYYMTIYVLDNEVVMPTDAWIVAYCNEPMLEGVPMVSGDIIKAYDPDGVLCGKAVVKEDGSFGMMNIYHDDMYTLDVDEGAVEGDVITFSVNEVVVATDPTITWTENGDVYQVCDFVAESCVTYELSEGWNLISWNVAFSSDIESFISDYAGCIDVILSFDQDGLTYDPSLPQFSTLEDVDFYHGYWFRLSCPITFEICGGVISPNDYIQIYSGWNLVSYWPDYSMPVEDGFASIMENLLVTYGYDGGAMDYVPGDPLHNTLTDLYPTFGYWVKSSTADMLYYDDAPMPVKSNVTSLASADREITASRDWMNVYGAGIKLDGAELANGSKIEVFTEDGILCGSGVYSGGLLKFTPVYGYDVDFESYPQSDDQLTIKVNGTSVEEEITYIGGGARVALSSLTSGAPIPGGFTLAQNYPNPFNPTTSISFTLTTAGQVELSVFNIMGQKVITLADGVFSAGTHEVEWNGADENGNLVTSGVYFYRINAGNDNQTRKMILMK
- a CDS encoding KH domain-containing protein, with the translated sequence MKEFIELIVKYLVDNPDQVDVKEVEGSRTTVYELRVAQPDLGKVIGKQGQTAKSIRTLLAAAAARQGKRAVLEILE
- the ispG gene encoding flavodoxin-dependent (E)-4-hydroxy-3-methylbut-2-enyl-diphosphate synthase, encoding MEINYPVKRRESRAVKVGDLIIGGGFPVTVQSMTTSDTRDIAATVKQIKQLFEAGAEIVRLSVLNQEAARCLKAIREQTTGPLVADIHFHYKLALAAIEAGFDKIRINPGNIGEEWKVREVTRAAGEAEVPIRIGVNSGSLPKDLLKQYGHDDPRAFAEAALREAAVLEDMDFRDIIISVKSTSPTVAFWAYHILAEKCDYPLHLGITEAGILEPGTIKSSVGIGALLLTGIGDTIRVSLTADPIHEPRIGKQILAACNLKPDGVEVISCPTCGRCQIDLIPLAESITAKTRHIKTPLKVAVMGCAVNGPGEARAADVGIAGGVGKGTLIKKGEVIAYTKEDELEKALLDEIEAMTGEKIPR